One stretch of Xanthomonas sp. DAR 35659 DNA includes these proteins:
- a CDS encoding fimbria/pilus outer membrane usher protein, translated as MSPLLSRSRWTHRLLELLLALWACAAQLAVAQPSGAVPEQETLYLEVTLNQTRKPGLFRFQREGERMRADAATLRQLGLRLEDGNAGTAIALDDLDGVSYRYDAGLQQLAIDAPVALLDVPVTRIDAQGGGAALPATSSPGALLDYDLYASHQGSASNLTASGEVRGFGLGRGVLDGAMLRQSFVARLYREPRRDWRSQAIRLDTQLWWSLPDRMTSVVLGDTLSSSTTWSRALRLGGIRVGRDFGLQPYRVTTPLPEFLGEVTVPSSVDLYVNGIRQYGSALPAGPFQLSAAPGVDGAGNAQLVITDAYGRSRSVEFPFYATQDLLAAGLDDWSLALGRVRQGYGSDSVDYAGPIVGSASWRRGVSAGFTAEAHAEAGAGVRNAGAGGIWLLPRAGVLSASLAHSHGDGRSGHQYALGYRWNNGRFNVALDTQRAQRDYRDVAAEYGAAPPRISERALVGVTWNRVGNVALSYVRLSYPDSGDLRYASMFWSRALPWQSSLNLSVNQNLDQASDRSLYLGWSVSLGGARQASVALQRAGGERLGVAADLSQSAPAEGGSGWRVQARSGQDGAGGLAEATWRRDNARYAAGVASYGGQGYGYAEASGGVAWIGGGWFPGRDLDQAFALVSTGGVADVPVLLENRPVGVTDARGFLLVAPLMGWQHNQLSIDPMRLPPQMRPERVDQIVVPRDRTGVVVAFPIRSSDGVLVQLHDAQDAPLPVGSRVRGPGIDAVVGYDGEAYLEGLKAGPNDLEVETVAGNCRVRIDHAAQRRPTRLGPLRCGAEAAP; from the coding sequence CAGCTCGGCCTGCGCCTGGAGGACGGCAACGCCGGCACGGCGATCGCGCTGGACGACCTGGACGGGGTGAGCTACCGCTACGACGCCGGCCTGCAGCAACTGGCGATCGACGCGCCGGTGGCCCTGCTCGACGTGCCGGTGACCCGCATCGACGCGCAAGGCGGCGGCGCGGCGCTGCCGGCGACCAGTTCGCCCGGCGCGCTGCTGGACTACGACCTGTACGCCAGCCACCAGGGCAGCGCCAGCAACCTCACCGCCAGCGGCGAAGTGCGCGGCTTCGGCCTGGGCCGCGGCGTGCTCGACGGCGCCATGCTCCGTCAATCCTTCGTCGCCCGCCTGTACCGCGAGCCGCGCCGCGATTGGCGCAGCCAGGCGATCCGCCTGGACACGCAGCTGTGGTGGTCGCTGCCCGACCGCATGACCAGCGTGGTGCTCGGCGACACCCTGAGCAGCAGCACCACCTGGAGTCGCGCGCTGCGCCTGGGCGGGATCCGGGTCGGCCGCGACTTCGGCCTGCAGCCGTACCGGGTGACTACGCCGCTGCCGGAATTCCTCGGCGAAGTGACCGTGCCCTCGAGCGTGGACCTGTACGTCAACGGCATCCGCCAATACGGCTCGGCGCTGCCGGCCGGCCCGTTCCAGCTGTCGGCCGCGCCCGGCGTGGACGGCGCCGGCAACGCGCAACTGGTGATCACCGACGCCTATGGCCGCAGCCGTTCGGTCGAGTTCCCGTTCTATGCCACCCAGGACCTGCTGGCCGCGGGCCTGGACGACTGGTCGCTGGCGCTGGGCCGTGTCCGCCAGGGCTACGGCAGCGACAGCGTCGACTACGCCGGCCCCATCGTCGGCAGCGCCAGCTGGCGCCGCGGCGTCAGCGCCGGCTTCACCGCCGAAGCACACGCCGAGGCCGGCGCCGGGGTGCGCAACGCCGGCGCCGGCGGGATCTGGCTGCTGCCGCGCGCCGGGGTGCTCAGCGCGTCGCTGGCGCACAGCCACGGCGACGGCCGCAGCGGCCACCAGTACGCGCTCGGCTATCGCTGGAACAACGGCCGTTTCAACGTCGCGCTGGACACGCAACGCGCGCAGCGCGACTACCGCGACGTGGCCGCCGAATACGGCGCGGCACCGCCGCGGATCAGCGAGCGCGCGCTGGTCGGGGTCACCTGGAACCGGGTCGGCAACGTCGCCCTGAGCTACGTGCGCCTGTCCTACCCGGACAGCGGCGATCTGCGCTACGCCAGCATGTTCTGGAGCCGGGCGCTGCCGTGGCAGTCCTCGCTGAACCTGAGCGTCAACCAGAACCTGGACCAGGCCAGCGACCGCAGCCTGTATCTGGGCTGGTCGGTCTCGCTGGGCGGCGCGCGCCAGGCCAGCGTCGCGCTGCAGCGTGCCGGCGGCGAGCGCCTGGGCGTGGCCGCCGACCTCAGCCAATCGGCCCCGGCCGAGGGCGGCAGCGGCTGGCGGGTCCAGGCGCGCAGCGGCCAGGACGGCGCCGGCGGCCTGGCCGAAGCCACCTGGCGGCGCGACAACGCGCGCTATGCGGCCGGGGTGGCCAGCTACGGCGGGCAGGGCTACGGCTATGCCGAAGCCTCCGGCGGCGTGGCCTGGATCGGCGGCGGCTGGTTTCCCGGCCGCGATCTCGACCAGGCCTTCGCCCTGGTCTCCACCGGCGGCGTGGCCGACGTGCCGGTGCTGCTGGAGAATCGCCCGGTCGGCGTCACCGACGCGCGCGGCTTCCTGCTGGTCGCTCCGTTGATGGGCTGGCAACACAATCAGCTGTCGATCGACCCGATGCGGCTGCCGCCGCAGATGCGCCCGGAGCGGGTCGACCAGATCGTGGTGCCGCGCGACCGCACCGGGGTGGTGGTGGCCTTCCCGATCCGCAGCAGCGACGGCGTGCTGGTGCAACTGCACGACGCGCAGGACGCGCCGCTGCCGGTCGGTAGCCGGGTCCGCGGCCCCGGCATCGACGCGGTGGTCGGCTACGATGGCGAGGCCTACCTGGAAGGACTCAAGGCCGGACCCAACGACCTGGAGGTGGAGACCGTGGCGGGCAACTGCCGGGTGCGCATCGACCACGCCGCGCAGCGCCGCCCGACCCGCCTGGGACCGTTGCGCTGCGGCGCGGAGGCGGCGCCGTGA